One Candidatus Delongbacteria bacterium DNA segment encodes these proteins:
- the upp gene encoding uracil phosphoribosyltransferase, which translates to MHSFSNLRVVQHPLIQHYLTRLRDRDTPSEAFAKCVEQVASLLVPESTRDLELEAVTVRTPLEDYAGDRLAHRLVLVPILRAGLGMVPGFKHLVPDVSVAHLGLYRDEVSLEPVVYYKKLPADLRGRDLIVLDPMLATGGTACAALQYLKERQPRSLRLVCLLAAPEGVAQLEAQHPDVPVVVAALDRELNERGYILPGLGDAGDRMFGTEF; encoded by the coding sequence ATGCATTCCTTCTCCAATCTGCGCGTCGTGCAGCATCCGCTGATCCAGCACTACCTGACCCGCTTGCGCGATCGGGACACGCCGTCCGAGGCCTTTGCCAAGTGCGTGGAGCAGGTGGCCTCGCTGCTGGTGCCGGAGAGCACGCGGGACCTGGAACTCGAAGCGGTGACCGTACGCACGCCGCTGGAGGACTACGCGGGCGACCGGCTGGCCCATCGGCTGGTGCTGGTGCCCATCCTGCGGGCCGGACTGGGCATGGTGCCCGGCTTCAAGCACCTGGTGCCCGACGTGTCGGTGGCGCACCTGGGGCTCTACCGCGACGAGGTCAGCCTGGAGCCGGTGGTCTACTACAAAAAGCTGCCCGCCGACCTGCGCGGCCGGGATCTCATCGTGCTGGATCCCATGCTGGCCACGGGCGGCACGGCCTGCGCGGCCCTGCAGTACCTGAAGGAGCGCCAGCCACGCTCCCTGCGCCTGGTCTGCCTGCTGGCGGCTCCGGAGGGCGTGGCCCAACTGGAGGCCCAGCATCCCGACGTCCCCGTGGTGGTGGCGGCGCTGGATCGCGAGCTGAACGAACGCGGCTACATCCTGCCCGGCCTGGGCGACGCGGGCGACCGCATGTTCGGCACGGAATTCTAA
- a CDS encoding response regulator, protein MFERIQGLPAEGEGIKGLELVYRAGLEPTSTFFALAANHFRSVKDCLGRPLAYLDGLGDEVEQLHSAYQLMNGELSGQAQGTLFMAALAAGLQRRLGGVEPNFSVDTRAEVQRISFEPGGDFLHSFCLLYSASFMHYAWLENSVEPRLLQLLEVAELFFLTDAGGLDGPGLPELETQFPQEVLNSFVNLIHPHPRHLGNLLTKILLLEDNRELGEIIADMLSSVGYVVCQAPDGISGLGRMERERFHLILSDIQMPRLNGMGLLKALRNLHLDIPVILTTGFTGVWQEEQALQQGAVAFLPKPFGMADLIHTVERALAGHPAHHPP, encoded by the coding sequence ATGTTTGAGCGCATCCAGGGCCTCCCCGCCGAGGGCGAGGGGATCAAGGGTCTGGAGTTGGTGTACCGGGCCGGACTGGAACCGACTTCCACCTTTTTCGCTTTGGCCGCCAATCACTTTCGTTCCGTGAAGGATTGTCTGGGACGGCCGCTGGCCTACCTGGACGGCCTGGGGGACGAGGTGGAGCAGCTGCACTCCGCCTATCAGCTGATGAATGGCGAACTGAGCGGACAAGCCCAGGGCACCCTGTTCATGGCGGCTCTGGCGGCGGGTTTGCAGCGGCGGCTGGGCGGAGTCGAGCCGAATTTCAGCGTGGACACCCGGGCCGAAGTCCAGCGGATCTCCTTTGAACCGGGGGGAGATTTCCTCCACAGCTTTTGCTTGCTATATTCGGCCAGCTTCATGCACTACGCCTGGCTTGAGAACAGCGTGGAGCCGCGGCTGCTGCAGCTGCTGGAAGTGGCCGAGTTGTTCTTTCTCACGGATGCGGGCGGTCTGGACGGACCCGGCCTGCCGGAACTGGAGACCCAGTTCCCCCAGGAGGTGTTGAACAGCTTCGTCAATCTGATCCACCCGCATCCCCGGCATCTGGGCAACCTGCTGACCAAGATTCTGCTGCTGGAAGACAACCGCGAGCTGGGCGAGATCATCGCCGACATGCTGTCCAGCGTGGGCTATGTGGTCTGTCAGGCCCCGGACGGAATCAGCGGCCTGGGTCGGATGGAGCGCGAACGCTTCCATTTGATCCTCAGCGATATCCAAATGCCGCGCTTGAATGGCATGGGCCTGTTGAAGGCACTGCGCAACCTGCACCTGGACATTCCCGTGATCCTGACCACGGGCTTCACGGGGGTCTGGCAGGAAGAGCAGGCCCTGCAGCAGGGGGCCGTGGCCTTCCTGCCCAAGCCCTTCGGGATGGCGGACCTGATCCACACCGTGGAGCGGGCCCTGGCCGGTCATCCGGCCCACCATCCGCCATGA